A genomic stretch from Verrucomicrobiia bacterium includes:
- a CDS encoding glycosyl hydrolase family 28 protein — MPRRVITVSGSCRNTACPSNMAYMRLHQPLSRKQHGWWTRLAFAPMPGWPIMRCVLVWLALAGLAQGDPSLPIIANQTFVVTNAIYGAIGDGLTNNAAAIQSAINDASANGGGTVEIPANGTLSTYLSGPINLASGINLQIDGGAMLQMLPRNVTTNGSTIIPKWPSASTPFILGSSLTDVAITGSGIIDGQGTNWWFPKASTRPNFIQFTHSTRVLIQGVTLQNPPTFHIMLKNTNIGLTIQNITINTPASSPNTDGMDLASTNVLVRNCFISAGDDNIEIGGSSAAAADITVSNCTFGAGHGLSIGSLVNGAGGGVHDLIVSNCTFNGTRNGIHMKSDRDIGGVVQNLQYLDITMTNVSYPIAIYSYYDSIGSPSTFNISPFMASTDTVQTVTSTTPIWRNITISNLTVFSTSGKNIVGLIWGLPEMLVSNLTLYHVNIAAPTKSFDIYNAQGIQIIDSNLTAPSSTNTLTLYNAQVTITNAVASTNVVSLGGLAVPPTNNVLAFVNAVAAITDTNMLGTGSITLDNSTLTLTQDSVTIPNNLRALSASTLVISSGSNTLSGTLSGPGPLTISNNVAFSSSAVLQYAPGTNSEPTVVSGDLALDGTLNIADGGGLTNGTYVLFSYGGTLTTNGSPTILTLGVVANPSFFNYTVDVGSLGAVRLLVTFAAPIADFTADPTNGVLPLTVMFTDASIGSITNRFWDFGDGVTTNTVATSVAHTYNAAGSDTVQLIVSGQGGVSTNTRVNYITAACAYTLSATNASFGVTGGTNLVTVSAADSCPSWTAVSNDSWIQIVGGSVNAAGDAAIVYAVLPSSSTTLRAGTMTIAGQTFTVNQPGDTIAPAVALTTPAAGLVSGAVAVSATATDNVEVAKVEFYRDGNFLLGTISSPPYVISFNTTTLADGPHCFSARAYDLAGNTAVSSNCVIVDNNAPSVPINLTATTIATNQIDLSWSASSDNGSGVASYRLYRDGEQIATTIHTTYSDNSLAAKTVYCYVVAAQDELGHVSASSADACAQTFVTAVPALGRYNGLAIQTNAPSQASSGSIKLMVTRNGPFAASLSLGGVRSVFKGQFDASGNATNTVTRTGLDSLQVILHLDLVEGTDQIRGSISDGEFTSEVLADRQIFSATARCPLAGTFTVVLEPPEGDDPSLPEGFGYGTLTVTPTGLGRVSGVLADGTKLNVRVPLSKHGTLPLYQVLYNNHGASIGWMTFGTNSSVGARVDWFRPRMAGSAYFLAGFTTNVTLLGQKYLSPVDNGPSAAGNRQVTLGGGNLVSSIVETVLVTDVGAVIVPPPNPENLQMKIQTATGQFSGSFTHPGLGRTVNFNGLVLQLDGSGAGYFLGSNTSGFVVFEPTP, encoded by the coding sequence ATGCCCCGTCGCGTTATTACCGTGTCCGGCTCGTGCCGTAATACGGCTTGTCCAAGCAACATGGCATACATGCGCCTGCATCAACCGCTCAGCAGAAAGCAGCACGGGTGGTGGACAAGGCTGGCCTTCGCCCCGATGCCGGGTTGGCCGATCATGCGGTGCGTGCTGGTCTGGCTCGCACTGGCCGGGCTGGCACAGGGCGATCCGTCATTGCCGATCATCGCCAACCAAACGTTCGTCGTCACGAACGCGATCTACGGCGCAATCGGCGACGGCTTGACGAACAACGCCGCTGCGATCCAGAGCGCCATCAACGACGCAAGCGCCAACGGGGGAGGGACCGTCGAAATACCGGCCAACGGCACGTTGAGTACCTACCTCAGCGGCCCGATCAACCTCGCCAGCGGCATCAATCTGCAGATCGACGGCGGCGCGATGCTCCAGATGCTCCCGCGCAACGTGACGACGAACGGCTCGACCATCATCCCCAAATGGCCTTCGGCTTCTACACCGTTTATCCTCGGGAGCAGCCTCACCGATGTCGCCATCACCGGTTCGGGGATCATTGACGGGCAAGGCACGAACTGGTGGTTCCCTAAAGCCTCGACGCGGCCGAACTTCATCCAATTCACCCATAGTACACGCGTCCTGATCCAGGGTGTGACGCTCCAGAACCCGCCGACCTTTCACATCATGTTGAAAAACACCAACATCGGTTTGACGATCCAGAACATTACGATCAACACCCCGGCTTCTTCACCCAATACCGACGGGATGGACCTGGCCTCGACGAATGTGCTGGTCCGCAACTGCTTTATCAGTGCCGGGGATGACAACATCGAGATCGGGGGCAGCAGCGCCGCGGCGGCGGACATCACCGTCTCCAATTGCACGTTCGGCGCCGGGCACGGGTTGTCGATTGGCAGTTTGGTGAATGGAGCGGGCGGCGGCGTACATGATTTGATCGTGAGCAACTGCACGTTCAACGGCACGAGAAACGGCATCCATATGAAGTCGGACCGGGATATTGGCGGTGTGGTGCAAAATCTCCAGTACCTCGACATCACAATGACCAACGTGAGCTACCCGATCGCGATTTACAGCTACTATGACTCCATCGGTTCGCCGAGCACCTTCAACATCAGCCCGTTCATGGCTTCCACGGACACCGTTCAGACCGTCACGAGCACCACCCCGATCTGGCGCAACATCACCATCAGCAACCTGACGGTGTTCTCGACCAGTGGGAAAAACATCGTCGGCCTGATCTGGGGCCTGCCGGAGATGCTCGTTTCCAACTTGACGCTGTACCACGTGAATATCGCGGCGCCCACCAAGAGTTTTGACATCTACAACGCGCAAGGCATCCAGATCATTGACTCCAACCTCACTGCGCCCAGTAGTACCAACACCTTGACCCTCTACAACGCCCAGGTCACAATCACGAACGCCGTCGCCAGCACCAACGTGGTATCACTAGGTGGGCTGGCGGTGCCCCCGACCAACAACGTCCTCGCGTTCGTTAACGCAGTTGCCGCCATTACCGATACGAACATGCTCGGCACCGGTTCCATCACACTGGACAATAGTACGCTGACGCTCACGCAGGACTCGGTGACTATCCCCAACAATCTTCGTGCGCTCTCGGCCAGCACGTTAGTCATAAGCAGCGGCAGTAATACGCTGAGCGGCACACTCAGCGGCCCCGGCCCGTTGACGATTAGCAATAATGTGGCCTTTAGTAGCAGCGCGGTGTTGCAGTACGCACCGGGCACAAACAGCGAACCAACAGTTGTGAGCGGCGATCTGGCATTGGACGGCACGCTGAATATCGCCGATGGCGGCGGCCTCACCAACGGGACGTACGTGCTCTTTAGTTACGGTGGGACACTGACCACGAACGGGAGTCCAACCATCCTGACCCTGGGTGTGGTGGCGAACCCCAGCTTCTTCAACTATACCGTGGATGTTGGTTCACTCGGGGCTGTGAGACTACTGGTGACGTTTGCAGCACCAATAGCCGACTTTACCGCCGACCCGACCAACGGGGTGTTGCCCTTGACTGTGATGTTCACCGACGCATCGATTGGTTCGATCACGAATCGGTTTTGGGATTTTGGGGATGGAGTGACGACCAATACGGTGGCGACCAGCGTGGCGCACACGTACAACGCGGCTGGAAGCGACACCGTACAGTTGATCGTGAGCGGGCAGGGCGGGGTGAGCACCAATACGCGCGTCAATTACATCACGGCTGCCTGCGCCTACACATTATCCGCGACGAACGCCAGCTTTGGCGTCACGGGAGGGACCAACCTCGTCACCGTGTCCGCTGCGGATTCCTGCCCATCTTGGACTGCCGTCAGCAATGACAGTTGGATTCAGATTGTTGGTGGCAGCGTCAACGCCGCGGGCGACGCCGCCATTGTGTACGCCGTCCTGCCGAGCAGCAGCACCACACTGCGCGCCGGGACAATGACCATTGCCGGCCAGACGTTCACGGTGAACCAGCCGGGTGATACCATCGCTCCCGCCGTTGCTCTGACCACACCGGCAGCGGGCCTCGTGAGCGGCGCGGTGGCTGTCAGCGCGACGGCAACCGACAATGTTGAAGTCGCGAAAGTGGAATTCTACCGGGATGGCAACTTCCTGCTCGGGACCATCAGTTCTCCGCCATACGTCATCAGTTTCAACACGACAACCCTGGCAGATGGGCCGCACTGTTTCTCGGCCAGGGCGTATGACCTGGCCGGTAACACCGCCGTTTCCAGCAATTGCGTGATCGTAGACAACAATGCTCCGTCGGTGCCGATCAACCTGACCGCCACGACCATTGCCACCAACCAGATCGATCTGAGCTGGAGCGCCTCCAGTGACAACGGTTCGGGTGTAGCCAGCTACCGGCTCTACCGTGACGGCGAGCAGATTGCGACGACAATCCACACTACGTATTCCGACAACAGTCTGGCTGCTAAAACGGTGTATTGCTACGTAGTCGCGGCTCAGGATGAACTCGGGCATGTGTCGGCGTCGAGCGCCGATGCCTGCGCCCAGACGTTTGTCACGGCGGTCCCGGCGTTGGGTCGGTACAACGGTTTGGCGATCCAAACCAATGCGCCCTCGCAGGCCAGCTCGGGGTCGATCAAGCTGATGGTCACCCGAAACGGGCCGTTTGCCGCCAGCCTGAGCCTGGGGGGCGTGCGCAGCGTCTTCAAGGGACAGTTCGATGCGTCCGGCAACGCGACCAACACGGTGACACGTACCGGGCTGGATTCCTTGCAGGTGATCCTGCATTTGGATCTGGTCGAAGGCACCGACCAGATACGAGGGAGTATCTCGGATGGGGAATTTACCTCGGAGGTGCTGGCCGACCGCCAGATATTCAGCGCCACGGCCCGTTGTCCGCTGGCCGGTACCTTTACAGTGGTGCTGGAGCCGCCCGAAGGAGACGATCCGAGCCTTCCGGAAGGATTCGGTTACGGGACATTGACAGTGACGCCAACCGGACTGGGTCGAGTGAGTGGGGTGCTGGCGGACGGAACGAAGCTCAACGTCCGGGTGCCGCTGTCCAAGCACGGCACGTTGCCGCTGTACCAGGTGCTGTACAACAATCACGGCGCGTCGATTGGGTGGATGACGTTCGGAACCAACAGCTCGGTCGGGGCGAGGGTGGACTGGTTCCGTCCTCGGATGGCCGGTTCAGCGTATTTCCTAGCGGGGTTCACGACCAACGTGACGCTGCTGGGCCAGAAATACCTCTCACCGGTAGACAACGGGCCGAGTGCGGCGGGCAACCGCCAGGTGACGCTGGGCGGCGGCAACCTGGTCAGCAGTATCGTGGAGACAGTGCTGGTCACGGACGTCGGCGCGGTGATTGTGCCGCCGCCAAACCCGGAGAACCTGCAAATGAAGATCCAGACGGCGACTGGACAGTTTAGCGGGAGCTTCACGCATCCGGGGCTGGGTCGGACAGTGAATTTCAACGGGCTGGTGCTGCAGCTCGACGGATCGGGGGCCGGATACTTCCTCGGTTCCAACACCAGCGGTTTTGTCGTCTTTGAGCCGACGCCGTGA
- a CDS encoding glycosyl hydrolase family 28 protein — protein MRTESRRKVVPILAALFGLVLPVRATVLLDQTSWTTTTRRTQSLPTRSAWFASSTGSLSVSGGALRMVVGTSSGAGISYFTANSNTPPVQLNVGDTLAATFRFTFNGVPPLGSSSQGFKIGLFDSADGSNVPKRVTADGSPFSSGGQGTFVEGYALFQKMYVVFADNQPIDIRKRTAIGDASLLGASADYTSLAKGGLTNTFAGFSNLTQYTFQILLQRTNLSSMAIAMTWSNLANAATLSLSTADNTATNFNFDTIEFRPANNTQAPATNLFQEVKVEVSSAPVAPAILADPQDQALSSGQTATFSAVVNGTLPLSYQWYFNDTNTPIGAASSVNFPPAHTPVANPSLTLTNVQLTDVGDYFVVVTNSSGSVTSAVANLTVTEAAPTITTQPQDLTVIPTQPTAFSVVAVGSEPLSYQWYYNTNSLLTNATSSTLTISNVQPSDAGIYSVIVSNPIGTAVSSNAVLTVNTNPVTPIFILQPVGFTARVGDNASFSASTIGAQPISYQWKANGTPIVGATSTTINLPGIQLTDAGTYTLVASNAIGSTSSLNATLTVLPRTPPLPVIPTNTFNILDFGGLGNGVSNNAAAIQSAINTAAGAGGGTVIVPSGGTLSTYLSGPIILSSSINLEVDSGATLKMLPRFATATVTNWPSPSLPPFISASGLNDIEISGSGTIDGNAGFGSTNWWQSPTLDESLRPHMIDFSGCTRVLIQGVTLQNPPVFHMLLKGNNVSVTVQNITENTPGNSPNTDGMDVGSTNVLVQNCSISVGDDNIQMGSSAAPVADMTVSNCTFGTGHGVSIGSPTQRGVHDLLVSNCTFNGTDNGIRLKSDRDIGGLVENLRYIDITMTNVDYPIIVYSFYDSIGTPNNIMPSNAAANAAQPIVDNTPIWRNILFSNLTVTATTGNNIAGILWGRQEMVVSNVTLYNVNFAAPTKTFDIYNARGIRIINSNLTAPSSTNTLTLYNAEVLITNSAPGINVVTLGGLAKGGTNNNLSFFNTQATITDTNMLGTNPLLTLGSSTFTVSNSLNLGGTSTLNFGLGTNATEIVVIGNLSVSGTLNITDAGGFTNNTYTLFTYGGTLTYNGITMGTTPNANFTYTVSTNTIGQVNLVVGSNMPPSDPFTAWENQYFTLAELGTSSFSGPGADPLGKGMSNTNQFLAGLNPTNSASALRITAVTPEGHNVTITWTTAGVRTNAVQASTGDGNGGYGTNFSDISPPIIITVGGDATTNYVDSGGATNSPARYYRIRLVP, from the coding sequence ATGAGAACGGAATCCCGACGCAAAGTTGTTCCGATCCTCGCCGCGCTATTTGGCCTGGTATTACCCGTTCGCGCCACTGTTCTTCTGGACCAGACCTCTTGGACAACGACCACGCGCAGGACCCAGAGTCTGCCAACAAGGTCGGCGTGGTTTGCGTCCAGCACAGGGTCCTTGAGTGTTTCGGGCGGTGCGCTGCGCATGGTCGTGGGCACCAGCTCCGGTGCAGGTATCAGCTACTTCACCGCCAACAGCAACACTCCACCCGTGCAGTTGAATGTTGGGGATACGCTGGCCGCGACCTTCCGATTCACGTTCAATGGAGTTCCACCGCTTGGGAGCAGTTCGCAGGGTTTCAAGATTGGCTTGTTCGATTCCGCGGATGGGAGCAACGTCCCCAAGCGAGTGACTGCGGATGGGTCCCCGTTCAGCAGCGGTGGACAGGGTACGTTCGTGGAAGGATATGCGTTGTTTCAGAAAATGTACGTGGTCTTCGCTGACAATCAGCCGATTGATATTCGCAAACGCACTGCCATCGGGGACGCTTCCTTGCTGGGTGCCAGTGCCGACTACACCTCGCTGGCCAAAGGTGGCCTCACCAATACGTTTGCCGGTTTCAGCAACCTAACGCAATACACATTCCAAATCCTTCTGCAACGCACGAACCTGAGTTCGATGGCGATCGCCATGACCTGGTCGAACCTCGCCAACGCCGCAACGCTTTCCCTCTCCACAGCCGACAACACTGCTACCAACTTCAACTTCGATACGATCGAGTTTCGTCCGGCCAACAATACGCAGGCGCCCGCCACGAACCTGTTCCAAGAAGTGAAAGTCGAAGTGAGTTCGGCGCCCGTCGCTCCAGCGATTCTCGCGGATCCTCAGGATCAGGCGCTTTCTTCAGGGCAGACCGCCACGTTCAGTGCGGTCGTCAACGGCACGCTGCCGCTGAGCTACCAGTGGTATTTCAACGACACAAATACACCCATTGGTGCTGCCTCCAGCGTCAATTTCCCGCCGGCACACACGCCCGTCGCCAATCCCTCGTTGACGCTCACGAACGTCCAATTGACGGACGTCGGGGATTATTTTGTCGTCGTAACGAATTCCTCCGGTTCCGTGACAAGCGCGGTAGCGAACTTGACGGTGACGGAAGCCGCCCCAACGATCACCACGCAACCGCAAGATCTGACTGTCATTCCTACTCAACCCACTGCATTCAGCGTCGTGGCCGTCGGCAGTGAACCGTTGAGTTATCAGTGGTACTACAACACGAATTCGTTGCTGACGAATGCTACGTCCAGCACTTTGACAATTTCCAACGTGCAACCCAGCGACGCGGGCATTTACTCCGTCATCGTCAGCAACCCGATCGGCACCGCCGTCAGTTCCAACGCCGTACTGACCGTCAATACCAATCCCGTGACGCCGATATTCATTTTGCAACCGGTAGGGTTTACCGCGCGGGTTGGAGACAATGCCAGCTTCAGCGCGTCAACCATCGGGGCTCAGCCGATCAGTTACCAGTGGAAGGCCAACGGGACGCCGATTGTCGGCGCTACTTCGACCACGATAAACCTGCCTGGCATCCAATTGACTGATGCCGGTACCTACACTCTTGTCGCGAGTAATGCAATCGGCTCGACATCCAGTTTGAACGCGACCCTTACGGTGCTGCCCCGGACACCGCCGCTGCCGGTGATTCCCACCAACACCTTCAACATCCTGGACTTCGGTGGGTTGGGGAATGGTGTCTCAAACAACGCGGCGGCTATTCAAAGCGCGATCAATACCGCTGCCGGGGCAGGCGGCGGCACAGTCATCGTGCCGTCGGGCGGCACGCTCAGCACGTACCTGAGCGGCCCGATTATCCTTTCCAGCAGCATCAATCTGGAGGTGGACAGCGGCGCGACGCTAAAAATGCTTCCGCGTTTCGCGACAGCCACCGTCACCAACTGGCCCAGCCCGAGTCTGCCGCCATTCATCAGCGCATCCGGCCTGAACGACATCGAGATCAGCGGGTCAGGAACCATCGACGGGAACGCCGGCTTCGGCTCCACGAATTGGTGGCAATCGCCCACGCTCGATGAGTCGTTGCGCCCGCATATGATCGACTTCAGCGGCTGCACCCGCGTTCTGATCCAGGGTGTGACGCTGCAGAACCCACCGGTGTTTCATATGTTGCTCAAGGGTAACAACGTGAGCGTGACCGTCCAAAACATTACGGAAAACACCCCGGGGAATTCACCCAATACGGACGGGATGGACGTGGGCTCGACCAATGTTCTGGTCCAAAACTGTTCCATCAGTGTCGGGGATGACAACATCCAGATGGGAAGCAGCGCCGCTCCCGTGGCGGACATGACCGTCTCGAATTGCACTTTTGGCACCGGCCATGGCGTGTCCATCGGTAGCCCCACACAACGCGGGGTGCATGATTTGTTGGTCAGCAATTGCACGTTCAATGGCACCGATAACGGGATCCGTCTGAAATCCGACCGGGACATTGGTGGGCTGGTCGAGAACCTCCGGTACATCGACATTACGATGACCAACGTGGATTATCCGATCATTGTGTACAGTTTCTACGACTCCATCGGAACGCCCAACAACATCATGCCGTCCAATGCGGCTGCAAACGCAGCCCAACCGATTGTTGATAATACTCCCATCTGGCGCAACATTCTCTTCAGCAATCTCACGGTGACGGCGACCACGGGCAATAATATCGCGGGCATCCTGTGGGGACGACAGGAGATGGTCGTTTCCAACGTGACCCTGTACAACGTGAATTTCGCGGCCCCCACCAAGACTTTTGACATCTACAACGCGCGGGGCATTCGGATCATCAACTCCAATCTCACTGCACCCAGCAGCACCAACACGCTGACGCTTTATAATGCGGAAGTCCTGATCACCAACTCGGCACCGGGGATCAATGTCGTGACGTTGGGCGGCCTGGCAAAGGGAGGGACCAACAACAACCTGAGCTTCTTCAACACGCAGGCCACGATCACTGATACCAACATGCTCGGCACCAATCCATTGCTTACATTGGGCAGCAGCACGTTCACGGTGAGTAACAGTCTGAATCTGGGTGGCACATCGACGCTAAACTTCGGGTTGGGTACGAACGCGACTGAAATTGTTGTTATCGGCAATCTCTCGGTGAGCGGCACACTCAACATCACCGATGCCGGTGGTTTCACCAACAACACGTACACGCTCTTCACCTACGGCGGGACGCTGACCTACAATGGCATCACCATGGGCACGACGCCGAACGCGAATTTCACATATACCGTTTCCACCAACACGATCGGACAGGTGAACCTGGTTGTTGGCAGCAACATGCCGCCATCGGATCCGTTCACCGCGTGGGAAAACCAGTATTTCACGTTGGCTGAACTCGGTACCTCGTCGTTTAGCGGGCCAGGCGCTGATCCACTGGGCAAGGGGATGAGCAACACCAACCAGTTTTTGGCGGGCTTGAATCCGACCAACAGCGCGTCGGCGTTGCGGATTACCGCAGTGACGCCCGAAGGTCACAATGTCACCATCACTTGGACGACTGCCGGTGTGAGAACCAACGCTGTGCAAGCAAGCACCGGCGACGGCAACGGTGGCTATGGCACGAACTTTAGCGACATCAGCCCTCCGATCATCATCACCGTCGGCGGAGATGCGACCACCAACTACGTGGACAGCGGCGGGGCGACCAACAGTCCGGCACGTTACTACCGTATCCGGCTCGTGCCGTAG
- a CDS encoding T9SS C-terminal target domain-containing protein, whose translation MRNKYLIAGTAALACFGANLSQAQLLKVDINNTSRGDNTAPGYQAWNLATDLGSNSNRATRVFTNAANSPISCTVSQTTPVIGTANIGLKADWGNKDGNNTSTDPNAGYRLSADGVFAFNFSAGIPATNGGAFCLIVSNLSAGAHTITTYHNDEWGNHVNTTWHGSNNFMSSCVVSVGGAPVFTNTPSYYATNDFKCGFAYFTVNAIDGQPLIINFDPAHNSTSNLDFVILNGFAIDGPFPGTTATGAIPGDGNEHVFANNDSPTPGSAGTGFTTLSWTPSEFAVSHDVYFGTVSNAVNIATHASPEFKGNFTTNIWNTATNLDSALTYYWRIDEIDSTNGVSRGAVWRFRTRHIAFPTAEGYGRFARGGRGGVVIEVTNTNDYDTTIGEPVIPGSYRAAIEASGPRTVVFRISGLIRLKRPCTINNTNGYLTVAGQTAPGDGICLSGWRAGISSCSDVIMRFIRLRLGEASKQSMDGIGLGNSSDSVIDHCTISWTIDESTSSRQSGAVGSGSANITFQHNIISEALDHSYHYDDAQRATNGCTQCYQPHSFAGSISGEIASYHHNLLAHCTGRNWSMAGGLDQSSHYAGSLDIRNNVVYNWTSRTTDGGVQRGNYVNNYYKPYTNASYCVKWLFRLDAINPVWGTESYFFDGNVMEGQNYDSNNWQFGTAVFVGDGSTYATSNQLAGVRTNAEVFPSYVTTQTARDAFKVVLSDVGCNLPAADVIDQRVIGETLTKTVHYEGTNGPTYTIDGVPQPSQASPNRPGIIDATTDVHDVPTNAPNYPWPTYNTYNVDVDSDHDGLPDWWEILHGTNPNSSPGDFSDSNADPDGDGYSNLEDYLNWLAAPHATCAQDSSVNLDLSQFTAGFTNVPVYTVFSPTLGTVAILGDGKTAQFTPTPGTNGLAGFSFSVTDAVGSTLTNSIGIHVTPTVAPPLTAFQQWQMQYFNSTNSADADANADPDGDGQNNMAEFLSGTIPTNAISAFRIISAVRQSNDVVVTWTTAGGFTNAVQTVPGDVNGSYTTNFTDLSGPLIISGSGDVTTNYVDGGAATNVPSRYYRIRLVP comes from the coding sequence ATGCGAAACAAATATCTCATAGCTGGAACGGCTGCACTGGCGTGTTTTGGTGCGAATCTGTCGCAGGCCCAATTATTGAAGGTTGATATCAATAACACGTCCCGCGGGGATAATACCGCGCCGGGTTATCAGGCATGGAATCTCGCCACAGACCTGGGCTCCAATAGTAATCGTGCTACACGCGTATTCACCAACGCCGCCAATAGCCCGATCTCCTGTACGGTTTCCCAAACGACTCCCGTAATTGGGACTGCGAATATCGGCTTGAAAGCGGATTGGGGAAACAAGGACGGCAACAACACCAGCACCGATCCGAACGCGGGTTATCGACTGTCCGCCGATGGCGTGTTTGCGTTCAATTTTTCCGCCGGGATCCCCGCCACCAATGGCGGGGCCTTCTGTCTGATCGTCTCCAACCTCTCTGCGGGCGCGCACACGATCACGACCTATCACAATGACGAGTGGGGCAACCACGTTAACACCACCTGGCATGGCAGCAATAATTTCATGAGTAGTTGCGTGGTGAGCGTGGGCGGTGCTCCGGTGTTCACCAATACGCCGTCCTATTACGCTACCAACGACTTCAAATGCGGGTTCGCCTACTTCACGGTAAACGCCATCGACGGCCAGCCGCTGATAATCAATTTTGATCCCGCTCACAACAGCACCAGCAATCTGGATTTTGTCATTCTCAACGGCTTTGCGATTGATGGTCCGTTCCCCGGGACCACGGCGACCGGGGCAATTCCGGGCGACGGCAACGAGCACGTCTTCGCCAATAACGACAGCCCCACTCCCGGTTCCGCAGGCACCGGCTTCACGACGCTCAGTTGGACGCCTTCGGAGTTTGCGGTTTCGCATGATGTGTACTTTGGAACCGTCAGCAATGCGGTAAACATTGCCACCCACGCTTCGCCTGAATTCAAGGGCAACTTTACGACCAACATCTGGAACACCGCCACCAACCTGGATAGCGCCCTGACCTACTACTGGCGTATTGATGAGATTGATTCCACGAACGGTGTTTCCAGGGGCGCGGTTTGGCGTTTCCGGACACGTCACATCGCGTTCCCAACGGCGGAAGGGTATGGTCGCTTTGCCCGCGGCGGTCGCGGTGGCGTAGTCATCGAGGTGACGAATACGAACGATTATGATACGACGATCGGTGAGCCCGTGATTCCCGGCAGTTATCGAGCGGCGATTGAAGCCAGTGGGCCACGCACGGTCGTCTTTCGTATCTCCGGGTTGATCCGACTCAAACGTCCCTGCACGATTAACAACACCAACGGCTATCTCACGGTCGCTGGGCAGACCGCGCCCGGTGATGGCATCTGCCTGAGCGGTTGGCGGGCGGGGATCAGCAGTTGCAGTGACGTGATCATGCGTTTTATCCGCCTCCGACTGGGAGAAGCCAGCAAGCAGTCCATGGACGGAATTGGCCTGGGTAATTCCAGCGATTCCGTCATCGATCACTGCACAATCAGTTGGACCATCGACGAGTCCACCAGCTCCCGCCAGAGCGGCGCGGTGGGCAGCGGTTCGGCTAACATCACGTTCCAGCACAATATCATTTCGGAGGCGTTGGACCATTCCTATCACTACGACGATGCCCAGCGGGCGACCAATGGCTGCACTCAGTGCTATCAGCCGCATTCGTTTGCCGGTTCGATCAGTGGCGAGATCGCCAGCTATCACCACAACCTCTTGGCCCACTGCACGGGACGAAATTGGAGCATGGCCGGCGGGTTGGATCAAAGCTCGCATTACGCGGGGTCGCTCGATATCCGCAACAATGTCGTTTACAACTGGACCTCCCGCACGACCGACGGCGGTGTGCAGCGCGGGAACTACGTGAACAATTACTACAAACCCTATACCAACGCCTCGTACTGCGTGAAATGGCTGTTCCGGCTCGACGCGATCAACCCGGTCTGGGGCACAGAAAGTTATTTCTTCGACGGCAATGTCATGGAAGGGCAGAATTACGATTCGAACAACTGGCAATTCGGTACGGCTGTGTTTGTTGGGGACGGCAGTACGTATGCGACTTCCAACCAATTGGCCGGCGTGCGGACCAATGCGGAAGTTTTCCCATCCTACGTTACGACGCAAACCGCTCGCGACGCGTTCAAGGTCGTGTTGTCAGATGTCGGCTGCAACCTCCCGGCGGCAGACGTGATCGATCAACGCGTCATCGGCGAGACACTTACCAAAACGGTCCATTACGAGGGGACCAATGGTCCAACGTATACCATCGACGGCGTGCCGCAACCCAGCCAAGCCAGTCCCAACCGGCCTGGCATCATCGACGCGACGACCGACGTCCACGACGTGCCCACGAACGCGCCTAATTATCCGTGGCCAACATACAACACCTACAACGTCGATGTGGATTCCGATCACGATGGGCTGCCGGATTGGTGGGAAATTCTCCACGGGACCAATCCCAATTCGTCGCCGGGCGATTTCTCCGACAGCAACGCCGATCCGGACGGCGATGGCTACTCGAACCTTGAGGATTACCTGAACTGGCTCGCCGCGCCACACGCGACTTGTGCGCAGGATTCATCGGTCAATCTGGATCTAAGCCAATTCACCGCTGGCTTCACCAATGTCCCCGTTTACACTGTGTTCAGTCCAACGCTCGGAACGGTTGCTATCCTCGGAGACGGCAAGACAGCGCAGTTTACTCCAACACCGGGCACCAACGGATTGGCTGGCTTTTCTTTCTCCGTCACCGACGCCGTGGGCAGCACCTTGACGAATTCTATCGGCATCCACGTAACGCCGACGGTTGCGCCGCCGCTGACAGCGTTCCAGCAATGGCAAATGCAATACTTCAATTCGACAAATAGCGCCGACGCGGACGCCAATGCCGATCCCGACGGGGACGGCCAGAATAATATGGCGGAATTTCTCTCAGGTACGATCCCGACCAATGCGATCTCGGCATTCCGAATCATTTCGGCGGTACGCCAAAGCAACGATGTGGTCGTGACGTGGACAACGGCTGGCGGATTCACGAACGCCGTGCAGACGGTGCCGGGAGACGTGAACGGCAGTTACACGACGAATTTCACGGACCTGAGCGGGCCGCTCATCATCTCTGGGAGTGGGGATGTGACAACCAATTATGTGGACGGCGGCGCGGCAACGAATGTTCCATCTCGCTACTATCGGATCCGTCTTGTGCCCTAG